The following proteins are encoded in a genomic region of Sphingopyxis sp. YF1:
- a CDS encoding amidohydrolase family protein, with protein sequence MADYDLVIRGGTIVDGLGNPGAVGDLAVQDGRIAAIGRVDGRGREEIDATGRIVTPGFVDVHTHYDGQALWETRLAPSSNHGVTTVLMGNCGVGFAPCKPDQRDMLVAVMEGVEDVPEVVMTEGLPWNWETFPEYLDALDARALDVDVATQLPHSALRVFVMGARAADHEPPNANDLAQMRALTTEAIRAGALGVSTSRNLMHRTKAGELAPSLFSEEDELTALAHGLRDADDGVFQIIPRVMGPARDEFALMRRLAEAAGRPLSYSLLQMPAGDPAEWRASLDALTDARDAGLPIRAQVAPRPVGMFYGLDLSFHPFSMHPSFRPLLDRPLTDKVAAMRDPDFRARLLAEQPEDSNPVSLATVKAFRFAYPMGETPDYEPDLADRIDNRAAALGLSAEEYAYDLLLEQDGRALLYQPGANYRDGNLDAVHTMLAHPGTVVGLADGGAHYGMICDASFPTFYLRRWTVDAAPGQRIALETAVAALTSEPADMIGLGDRGRLTVGAKADINIIDLAALRLHNPSVVNDLPAGGRRLRQLADGYDATIVSGVVTYRGGTHSGALPGRLVRGARRLAA encoded by the coding sequence ATGGCCGATTATGATCTGGTGATTCGCGGCGGAACGATCGTCGACGGCCTCGGCAATCCCGGCGCGGTCGGCGATCTCGCGGTGCAGGACGGCCGCATCGCCGCGATCGGCCGGGTCGACGGCCGCGGGCGCGAGGAGATCGATGCCACCGGCCGCATCGTCACCCCCGGCTTCGTCGACGTCCACACCCACTATGATGGACAGGCCTTGTGGGAGACGCGGCTCGCCCCCTCCTCCAACCATGGCGTGACGACGGTGCTGATGGGCAATTGCGGGGTCGGCTTCGCGCCGTGCAAGCCCGACCAGCGCGACATGCTCGTCGCGGTGATGGAGGGGGTGGAGGATGTGCCCGAAGTCGTGATGACCGAGGGCCTGCCGTGGAACTGGGAGACCTTTCCCGAATATCTCGACGCCCTCGACGCCCGCGCGCTCGACGTCGACGTCGCGACGCAATTGCCGCATTCAGCGCTGCGCGTCTTCGTGATGGGCGCCCGCGCCGCCGATCACGAGCCGCCCAATGCGAACGATCTGGCACAGATGCGCGCGCTCACCACCGAGGCGATCCGCGCCGGTGCGCTGGGGGTCAGCACCTCGCGCAACCTGATGCACCGCACCAAGGCCGGCGAACTCGCACCCAGCCTGTTTTCCGAAGAGGATGAGCTGACCGCGCTCGCGCACGGCCTGCGCGACGCCGATGACGGGGTGTTCCAGATCATCCCGCGCGTCATGGGGCCGGCGCGCGACGAATTCGCGCTGATGCGGCGGCTCGCCGAAGCCGCCGGGCGCCCGCTTTCCTATTCGCTGCTCCAGATGCCCGCCGGCGACCCCGCCGAATGGCGCGCGTCGCTCGACGCGCTGACCGACGCGCGCGACGCGGGGCTGCCGATCCGCGCGCAGGTCGCGCCGCGGCCGGTCGGCATGTTCTATGGTCTCGACCTCAGCTTCCATCCCTTTTCGATGCACCCGAGTTTCCGCCCGCTGCTCGACCGCCCGCTCACCGACAAGGTCGCGGCGATGCGCGATCCCGATTTCCGCGCGCGGCTGCTCGCCGAACAGCCCGAGGACAGCAATCCGGTTTCGCTCGCCACGGTCAAGGCGTTCCGCTTTGCCTATCCGATGGGCGAAACCCCCGACTACGAACCCGACCTTGCCGACCGGATCGACAATCGCGCCGCCGCACTCGGCCTGTCGGCGGAGGAATATGCCTATGACCTGCTCCTCGAACAGGACGGCCGCGCGCTGCTCTACCAGCCGGGTGCCAATTATCGCGACGGCAACCTCGACGCGGTGCACACCATGCTCGCTCACCCCGGCACGGTCGTCGGGCTCGCCGACGGCGGCGCGCATTACGGCATGATCTGCGACGCGAGCTTTCCGACCTTCTATCTCAGGCGCTGGACGGTCGACGCCGCGCCGGGCCAGCGCATCGCGCTCGAAACGGCGGTCGCGGCGCTGACCAGCGAGCCCGCCGACATGATCGGCCTCGGCGACCGCGGCCGGCTGACGGTCGGGGCAAAGGCCGACATCAACATCATCGATCTCGCGGCGCTGCGCCTGCACAATCCGTCGGTGGTCAACGACCTGCCCGCGGGCGGACGGCGGCTGCGCCAGCTCGCCGACGGCTACGACGCGACGATCGTGTCGGGGGTCGTCACCTACCGCGGCGGCACGCACAGCGGCGCGCTGCCCGGCCGGCTGGTGCGCGGCGCGCGGCGATTGGCGGCGTAA
- a CDS encoding VOC family protein, producing MVIAPPGLVPYQIGVMVADLDAGIDRYRRLLGLSGWKHMDTDYVARYRDWEGRIANRNAFAPWGPIHLEMIEPGIGEGNAREWLDTRGEGIFHVGVAVDDMADRPVAAGVVFEVQSQRTPGGRPAIVHLNTVAELGFFLELAWRPLAERLDAWVRSEAVS from the coding sequence ATGGTGATCGCGCCGCCGGGGCTCGTCCCGTACCAGATCGGCGTCATGGTCGCCGATCTCGACGCTGGCATCGACCGCTACCGCCGCCTGCTCGGCCTTTCGGGCTGGAAGCACATGGATACCGACTATGTCGCGCGCTACCGCGACTGGGAGGGGCGGATCGCCAACCGCAACGCCTTTGCGCCATGGGGTCCGATCCACCTCGAAATGATCGAGCCCGGCATCGGCGAGGGCAATGCGCGCGAATGGCTCGATACGCGCGGCGAAGGCATTTTTCACGTCGGGGTCGCGGTCGACGACATGGCGGATCGCCCGGTGGCGGCGGGCGTCGTGTTCGAGGTGCAATCGCAGCGCACGCCCGGCGGCCGCCCGGCGATCGTCCACCTCAACACCGTCGCCGAACTCGGCTTTTTCCTCGAACTCGCATGGCGCCCGCTGGCCGAGCGGCTCGACGCGTGGGTCCGGTCCGAAGCCGTTTCCTGA
- a CDS encoding sulfotransferase, whose protein sequence is MSGWRKRFDALHEAAVAATGHEDFGDTGYHAPMRVLLDAIDANPPQGAAVEAAVAGTIGGALAGRLVTQAGWNAHPDHAAEPVARPLIVIGLPRTGTTALHQLLSQDPQFQGFERWLTANPMVRPPRDTWDAHPLFQATQARIAAMRARAPAIMAAHSAEADEVDECLMPMAQSFICNWFASNIDAPAYDAWFRAADETPSFLRYKRVLQLVGLGDARPWLLKNPSHAFGIDALLAAFPDACIVQTHRDPAASIASLMSLLGGIRELMAGGPIDRAALLARESSFWAEAARRSMAAADRDPARFVHVRQEDIRADPLGVVTRIYGHFGIAMSAEAERRYAAWAAANPPDGRSSHSYRAVDRGPVDDLFADYIARFDLKRPVPAGA, encoded by the coding sequence GTGAGCGGCTGGCGGAAGCGCTTCGACGCGCTGCACGAAGCCGCGGTTGCCGCGACGGGGCACGAGGACTTCGGCGACACGGGCTATCATGCGCCGATGCGCGTGCTGCTCGACGCGATCGACGCCAATCCGCCGCAGGGCGCGGCGGTCGAGGCGGCGGTGGCAGGAACGATCGGCGGCGCGCTCGCCGGCCGGCTGGTCACGCAGGCGGGATGGAACGCCCATCCGGACCATGCCGCCGAACCGGTCGCGCGCCCGCTGATCGTCATCGGCCTGCCGCGCACCGGCACCACCGCGCTCCACCAGCTGCTCAGCCAGGACCCGCAGTTCCAGGGTTTCGAACGCTGGCTCACCGCGAACCCGATGGTGCGCCCGCCGCGCGACACATGGGACGCGCATCCGCTGTTCCAGGCGACGCAGGCGCGGATCGCGGCGATGCGCGCACGGGCGCCCGCGATCATGGCGGCGCACTCGGCCGAAGCCGACGAGGTCGACGAATGCCTGATGCCGATGGCGCAGAGCTTCATCTGCAACTGGTTCGCCTCGAACATCGACGCGCCCGCCTATGACGCCTGGTTCCGCGCCGCGGACGAGACGCCGTCCTTCCTGCGCTACAAGCGGGTGCTTCAGCTCGTCGGGCTGGGCGACGCGCGGCCGTGGCTGCTGAAAAATCCCAGCCACGCGTTCGGCATCGACGCGCTGCTCGCCGCCTTTCCCGACGCCTGCATCGTCCAGACGCACCGCGACCCCGCCGCGTCGATCGCGTCGCTGATGAGCCTGCTCGGCGGCATCCGCGAACTGATGGCGGGCGGGCCGATCGACCGCGCCGCGCTGCTCGCGCGCGAAAGCAGCTTCTGGGCCGAAGCCGCCCGGCGCAGCATGGCGGCGGCGGATCGCGATCCGGCACGATTCGTCCATGTCCGGCAGGAGGATATCCGCGCCGATCCGCTGGGCGTCGTCACGCGCATCTACGGCCATTTCGGCATCGCGATGTCGGCCGAGGCCGAGCGCCGCTACGCCGCCTGGGCCGCCGCCAACCCGCCCGACGGGCGCTCGTCGCACAGCTATCGCGCGGTCGACCGCGGCCCCGTCGACGACCTCTTCGCCGACTATATCGCGCGCTTCGACCTGAAGCGCCCCGTTCCCGCAGGAGCCTGA
- a CDS encoding DUF885 family protein yields MTKTLRLAAALMAAPLFMTAAPVPPAAASEAAPAGYSDLLALYAEFRAFVAPPMVKGVPDYSPVAMAKQKAGLETFQARLKAIDDSGWPVAQRVDYMVVLAEMRGLEFQHRVVEPWKRDPAFYSTTNLGFGPKMHGAIAIPKLPLAKDKTAAFKAQLDAVPEALRQARANLIDARGDLARLAIAQKAVEVNVYGELADRAAKVQPALAAPARRAQAAAAEFKAWLEGIEAGLPAHGGVGRDNYAWYLKNVLLLPYTPEEIGVIGEREYQRQLAFLKIEEHRNRAIAMPEPVATREEFDAKRKVEDEDLLAFLRDGDWVTIPDYVRHDPEEGPYQFPFEKDPSKPGLFDPPLHLHFFFQAEFRDGRPLRAHNLPGHAFDALQAARDTRPVRGAPRLFFVNGLRNEGWAFYLEELIVQAGMLEDRPKTREIDYILGAKRAARVMPELKMQANEWTWSQANESLIARTPKWMKPGDAVAQFDIELYLRQPGYGIGYYMGKVELEKLLADVAMQEGDAFDIKRFHDRFRAAGSIPISLIRWEMTGRDDEIRAMRD; encoded by the coding sequence GAGCGAGGCGGCGCCCGCGGGCTATTCGGACCTGCTCGCGCTCTATGCCGAATTCCGCGCCTTCGTCGCGCCGCCGATGGTGAAGGGGGTTCCCGACTATTCGCCCGTGGCGATGGCGAAGCAGAAGGCCGGGCTGGAAACGTTCCAGGCGCGGCTGAAGGCGATCGACGACAGCGGCTGGCCGGTGGCGCAGCGCGTCGATTATATGGTCGTGCTCGCCGAGATGCGCGGGCTGGAATTCCAGCATCGCGTCGTCGAGCCGTGGAAGCGCGACCCCGCCTTCTACAGCACCACCAACCTTGGCTTCGGGCCGAAGATGCACGGCGCGATCGCGATCCCCAAGCTGCCGCTGGCCAAGGACAAGACCGCCGCCTTCAAGGCGCAGCTCGACGCGGTGCCCGAGGCGTTGCGGCAGGCGCGGGCGAACCTGATCGACGCGCGCGGCGACCTTGCGCGGCTCGCCATCGCGCAGAAGGCGGTCGAGGTGAACGTCTATGGCGAACTCGCCGACCGCGCGGCGAAGGTGCAGCCCGCGCTCGCAGCGCCGGCACGGCGCGCGCAGGCGGCGGCGGCGGAGTTCAAGGCCTGGCTCGAAGGCATCGAGGCGGGGCTGCCCGCGCACGGCGGCGTCGGCCGCGACAATTATGCCTGGTATCTGAAGAATGTCCTGCTGCTCCCCTACACCCCCGAAGAGATCGGGGTGATCGGCGAGCGCGAATATCAGCGCCAGCTCGCCTTCCTGAAGATCGAGGAGCATCGCAACCGCGCCATCGCGATGCCCGAACCCGTCGCGACCCGCGAGGAATTCGACGCCAAGCGCAAGGTCGAGGACGAGGATCTGCTCGCCTTCCTGCGCGACGGCGACTGGGTCACCATCCCCGACTATGTCCGGCACGACCCCGAGGAAGGGCCGTATCAATTCCCGTTCGAAAAGGACCCGTCGAAGCCGGGTCTGTTCGATCCGCCGCTGCATCTCCATTTCTTTTTTCAGGCCGAATTCCGCGACGGCCGCCCGCTGCGCGCGCACAATCTGCCCGGGCACGCCTTCGACGCCTTGCAGGCGGCGCGCGACACGCGGCCGGTGCGCGGCGCACCGCGGCTGTTCTTCGTCAACGGCCTGCGCAACGAGGGCTGGGCCTTTTATCTGGAGGAGCTGATCGTCCAGGCGGGGATGCTCGAGGACCGGCCGAAGACGCGCGAGATCGACTATATCCTCGGCGCCAAGCGCGCGGCGCGGGTGATGCCCGAGCTCAAGATGCAGGCGAACGAATGGACGTGGAGCCAGGCGAATGAATCGCTGATCGCGCGCACGCCCAAATGGATGAAGCCGGGCGACGCGGTCGCGCAGTTCGACATCGAGCTCTACCTGCGCCAGCCGGGTTATGGCATCGGCTATTATATGGGCAAGGTCGAACTCGAAAAGCTGCTCGCCGACGTTGCGATGCAGGAAGGCGACGCGTTCGACATCAAGCGCTTCCACGATCGTTTCCGCGCGGCGGGATCGATCCCCATTTCGCTGATCCGCTGGGAAATGACCGGGCGCGACGACGAAATCCGGGCGATGCGCGACTAG
- a CDS encoding alcohol dehydrogenase catalytic domain-containing protein, whose translation MKAALFKAVGTPLAIEDLPDPEPGAGEAVIRVARCGVCGTDLHSTSGHGYTLPAGAQLGHEYAGEVVAVGRGVERLKVGDHVAALPVVGCGECDACRTGIDVLCSRWKGYGGGLADYAKISERGATILPQTLSLADGALVEPFAVGRRAVRLANPAPGDRALIIGPGPIGLAVLFWLRRAGVRSVALLASSDRRRPLAEAMGADSFILEGETAQQDIVAALGGAPDIVFECAGVPGTIARAMALVRPQGQVVSLGFCMVPDQFVPGMALMKDVSLRFSLIYTRDDYAECAAALDADGDRARAMVTETVALADAPAAFERLRAGTGGGGKLLVDPWRGR comes from the coding sequence GTGAAAGCGGCCCTGTTCAAGGCGGTGGGCACCCCCCTCGCCATCGAGGACCTGCCCGACCCCGAACCCGGCGCGGGCGAGGCGGTGATCCGCGTCGCGCGCTGCGGCGTGTGCGGTACCGACCTCCATTCGACGAGCGGCCACGGCTACACGCTGCCCGCCGGCGCACAGCTCGGCCACGAATATGCGGGCGAGGTCGTCGCGGTCGGACGCGGGGTCGAACGGCTGAAGGTCGGCGATCATGTCGCGGCGCTGCCCGTCGTCGGCTGCGGCGAATGCGACGCCTGCCGCACCGGCATCGACGTGCTCTGTTCGCGCTGGAAGGGCTATGGAGGCGGGCTCGCCGACTATGCGAAGATCAGCGAGCGCGGCGCGACGATCCTGCCGCAGACGCTGTCGCTCGCCGACGGCGCGCTGGTCGAGCCCTTCGCCGTCGGGCGCCGCGCGGTCCGCCTCGCCAACCCCGCGCCGGGCGACCGCGCGCTGATCATCGGCCCCGGTCCGATCGGTCTCGCGGTGCTCTTCTGGCTGCGTCGCGCCGGCGTCCGGTCGGTCGCGCTGCTCGCCAGCAGCGACCGCCGCCGGCCGCTCGCCGAGGCGATGGGGGCCGACAGCTTCATCCTCGAAGGCGAAACCGCGCAGCAGGACATCGTCGCCGCACTCGGCGGCGCGCCCGATATCGTGTTCGAATGCGCGGGCGTCCCCGGCACCATCGCGCGCGCGATGGCGCTCGTGCGGCCGCAGGGGCAGGTCGTCTCGCTCGGCTTCTGCATGGTGCCCGACCAGTTCGTGCCGGGCATGGCGCTGATGAAGGACGTCAGCCTTCGCTTCTCGCTCATCTACACGCGCGACGATTATGCCGAATGCGCCGCCGCGCTCGACGCCGACGGCGACCGCGCGCGCGCGATGGTGACCGAGACCGTCGCGCTCGCCGACGCGCCCGCCGCCTTCGAACGGCTGCGCGCCGGAACCGGCGGCGGCGGCAAGCTGCTCGTCGATCCGTGGCGCGGCCGGTGA
- a CDS encoding DUF1214 domain-containing protein — translation MSTGPAVPMEWERFIELISGIDRSLQHVIDPADPWLKQEAIQQMAMSLAQGYAPIVAQDSRVPGFFTFLNPVIKSAAPNPDYMYRTSFVEGDGTYRLSGWRGTTLFLHIGIGSGYIGVDDKPGPSVGHIDADTLTFDDQGRFSVILSAERPAGYDGDWYALPANARTIGIREASYDWENEVDSRLAIERLDDAGGFTRPTPEEIAHRLERLAGFPERYAQLFVHFVKTLSRHPVNTVVLNSWSDIGGLAGQTYYEGLFEFSEGEALILETDVPDTVRYWAVLLADPLFNTIDWEKCQSSLNGFQARRDADGRFRAVIAAEDPGVPNWLDTGGRTRGVVQGRWYQASAAPTPTLRRVRLSELRDHLPPDTPQVDRAARRESLRARFRGAQFRRKW, via the coding sequence ATGTCGACCGGCCCCGCCGTCCCGATGGAATGGGAACGCTTCATCGAACTGATCTCGGGCATCGATCGCAGCCTTCAGCATGTGATCGACCCCGCCGACCCCTGGCTCAAGCAGGAAGCGATCCAGCAGATGGCGATGAGCCTCGCGCAGGGCTATGCTCCGATCGTCGCGCAGGACAGCCGCGTCCCGGGCTTCTTCACCTTCCTCAACCCGGTGATCAAGTCGGCGGCGCCCAACCCCGACTATATGTACCGCACCAGCTTCGTCGAGGGCGACGGCACCTATCGCCTGTCGGGGTGGCGGGGCACGACGCTGTTCCTGCACATCGGCATCGGGTCGGGTTATATCGGCGTCGACGACAAGCCGGGACCGTCGGTCGGTCATATCGACGCCGACACGCTGACCTTCGACGATCAGGGGCGCTTCTCGGTGATCCTCAGCGCCGAACGCCCCGCGGGCTACGACGGCGACTGGTACGCATTGCCCGCCAATGCCCGCACGATCGGCATCCGCGAGGCGAGCTACGACTGGGAGAATGAGGTCGACAGCCGCCTCGCGATCGAGCGGCTCGACGACGCCGGCGGCTTCACCCGCCCCACCCCCGAAGAGATCGCGCACCGCCTCGAACGGCTCGCGGGCTTTCCCGAACGCTACGCCCAGCTCTTTGTCCATTTCGTCAAGACGCTGAGCCGGCACCCCGTCAACACCGTCGTGCTCAACAGCTGGTCCGACATCGGCGGCCTCGCCGGACAGACCTACTACGAAGGACTGTTCGAATTTTCGGAGGGCGAGGCACTGATCCTCGAGACCGACGTGCCCGACACGGTGCGCTACTGGGCGGTGCTGCTCGCCGACCCGCTGTTCAACACGATCGACTGGGAGAAATGCCAGTCGAGCCTCAACGGCTTCCAGGCGCGGCGCGACGCCGACGGCAGGTTCCGCGCGGTGATCGCCGCCGAGGATCCCGGCGTCCCCAACTGGCTCGACACCGGCGGGCGCACCAGGGGCGTCGTCCAGGGCCGCTGGTATCAGGCGAGCGCGGCGCCGACCCCGACGCTGCGGCGCGTCAGGCTGTCGGAGCTGCGCGACCACTTGCCCCCCGACACGCCGCAGGTCGACCGCGCGGCGCGGCGCGAGAGCCTGCGCGCACGCTTCCGCGGCGCGCAATTCCGTCGCAAATGGTGA
- a CDS encoding VOC family protein — MSIPVLFKQHFQIAYVVRNLAAARTRLAREFGVAEWDVMDMAALMGPGHGTRYIGNSFAGDTMIELIEPDPAGDSIYRDWIPAEEDGVRLHHLGFLVRSDEDFKAAIAQLGAAGYPTAVSGSFGDALDYHYADTTALLGHYYELINLKPAGEQFFARIPRN; from the coding sequence ATGAGCATCCCCGTCCTTTTCAAACAGCATTTCCAGATCGCCTATGTCGTGCGCAACCTCGCCGCCGCCCGCACGCGGCTCGCGCGCGAGTTCGGGGTCGCCGAATGGGATGTCATGGACATGGCGGCGCTGATGGGTCCCGGCCACGGCACCCGCTACATCGGCAACAGCTTCGCCGGCGACACGATGATCGAACTGATCGAACCCGACCCCGCGGGCGATTCGATCTACCGCGACTGGATCCCGGCCGAAGAGGACGGCGTCCGCCTGCACCATCTCGGCTTCCTCGTCCGGAGCGACGAAGACTTCAAGGCCGCGATCGCGCAACTCGGCGCAGCGGGCTATCCCACCGCGGTCAGCGGCAGCTTCGGCGACGCGCTCGACTATCATTATGCCGACACCACCGCGCTGCTCGGCCATTATTACGAACTCATCAACCTCAAGCCCGCGGGCGAGCAATTCTTTGCCCGCATCCCGCGCAACTAA
- a CDS encoding Crp/Fnr family transcriptional regulator: protein MGTADHLVADSWFDALPGDQRAGLLAGAQARTIDDGTHVYRIGDPPNGLHAVVTGRVRLVSYPAAGQELVNMIVRPGRWFGELSVIDGRERPHDAIAAGPARILTVPMGAIAGLAAVVPDLWRGLALLNCMHHRLGMREAARVRALPALARLALFLAGGRGHVDGRFDTTQDELARIVGVSRQHMNGLLRQLAGQGLIAPAYGGVAIRDRSGLLALADRG, encoded by the coding sequence ATGGGGACTGCCGATCATCTCGTCGCCGACAGCTGGTTCGACGCGCTTCCGGGCGACCAGCGCGCGGGGCTGCTGGCTGGCGCGCAGGCGCGGACGATCGACGACGGCACGCATGTCTATCGCATCGGCGATCCGCCGAACGGGCTGCACGCGGTCGTGACCGGGCGGGTACGGCTGGTCAGCTATCCGGCGGCGGGGCAGGAACTCGTCAACATGATCGTCAGGCCCGGCCGCTGGTTCGGCGAACTGTCGGTGATCGACGGCCGCGAGCGCCCGCACGATGCGATCGCGGCGGGCCCCGCGCGCATCCTGACCGTCCCGATGGGGGCGATCGCCGGGCTTGCCGCGGTGGTGCCCGACCTGTGGCGAGGGCTCGCGCTGCTCAACTGCATGCATCACCGGCTCGGCATGCGCGAAGCGGCGCGCGTCCGCGCCTTGCCCGCGCTGGCGCGGCTCGCGCTGTTTCTGGCGGGCGGACGGGGGCATGTCGACGGGCGGTTCGACACGACGCAGGACGAGCTGGCGCGCATCGTCGGCGTATCGCGCCAGCACATGAACGGGCTGCTGCGACAGCTCGCCGGACAGGGGCTGATCGCGCCCGCCTATGGCGGGGTCGCGATCCGCGACCGGTCGGGGCTGCTGGCGCTCGCCGACAGGGGTTGA